A region from the Pelobates fuscus isolate aPelFus1 chromosome 3, aPelFus1.pri, whole genome shotgun sequence genome encodes:
- the LOC134601141 gene encoding gastrokine-1-like, with the protein MKTMFLLAALLAVFINPLQAQETYQYINRGYNGETVYNTVDVHEEVKIAVVNAYSGRGTSHAVFDYNQNIIAYHLPYRGICVLAHMDINTFPLLGRFQEFIHSRREKKKELEEIRKHYEVTNQLVMNLSQFGGAVEGLCWGVPTYWAREYPSLPRVNTGIGASGCLGVHLCFIHVGLCGGFHLF; encoded by the exons ATGAAAACCATG TTTCTGCTGGCGGCtcttttggctgtttttataaACCCATTACAGGCGCAGGAG ACATACCAGTACATCAACCGGGGATACAATGGAGAAACCGTTTACAACACAGTGGATGTTCACGAGGAAGTCAAAATTGCAGTGGTTAATGCATACTCTGGGCGAGGAACATCCCATGCAGTCTTTGATTACAATCAG aATATAATTGCCTACCATTTGCCATACAGAGGAATCTGCGTACTTGCCCATATGGATATTAATACCTTCCCTCTCCTGGGACGCTTTCAGGAATTCATCCACTCCAGAAGG GAGAAGAAGAAGGAGCTAGAAGAAATTCGCAAACATTATGAAGTCACCAACCAGCTTGTGATGAACCTCTCCCAGTTTGGCGGTGCTGTGGAAGGCCTGTGCTGGGGAGTTCCCACTTACTGGGCACGTGAATATCCTA GTCTGCCAAGAGTGAATACAGGAATTGGAGCTAGCGGCTGTCTTGGCGTGCACTTATGCTTCATACATGTTGGACTCTGTGGAGGTTTCCATCTGTTCTAA